Proteins from a genomic interval of Youhaiella tibetensis:
- a CDS encoding long-chain-fatty-acid--CoA ligase, which yields MASAVETPDHPRPWLSHYPEGISWELDADFQPVHEQVLAACAREPLATALDFLGGTMSFGELARSIISLAGALQKQFGVRKGVRVALMLPNTPFYVISYYAVLRAGGTVVNCNPLYTVHELAHIASNAKADLMITLDLKQIFEKAEALVEAGHVKSLVVCHFPEALPLVKRALFSIAKRRDLANVGKSRVAAQITRFAEMLARRETPEPVIIDKTKDIAVQQYTGGTTGLPKGAMLTHANIAANMAQIDAWGCGLFYPPSKVIAVLPFFHIFAMTVCMNVPLCNGIQVVMLPRFELKSLLDIFMRTKANILPAVPTLLQALAKADIKAEQIASLEIAISGGAALPNEVRSKFARISPARLAEGYGLTEASPVVCCAALKVASKPMSIGLPLPGTDLRFVDVDTGKAVGIGEPGELQVRGPQVMAGYFDDEQSTRDAFMDGWLRTGDVGYVDEDGYVFLVDRIKDLIISSGFNVYPRNIEEALMEHELVDEANVIGVPDDYRGEAPVAFVKLVSGASIGEAELKTFISAKLNKMEMPREIIFKDALPKTLIGKLSKKELREEYSQRKGQRREPART from the coding sequence ATGGCATCTGCGGTCGAGACCCCTGACCACCCACGTCCCTGGCTGAGCCATTACCCGGAAGGGATAAGCTGGGAGCTCGATGCCGATTTCCAGCCGGTGCACGAGCAGGTCCTGGCGGCCTGCGCCCGCGAGCCCCTGGCGACGGCACTCGATTTCCTCGGCGGCACGATGAGCTTTGGCGAACTGGCCCGCTCGATCATCTCGCTTGCCGGCGCGCTCCAGAAGCAGTTCGGCGTCCGGAAGGGTGTGCGCGTGGCACTGATGCTCCCCAACACGCCCTTCTACGTCATTTCCTATTATGCAGTGCTCCGTGCCGGCGGCACGGTCGTCAACTGCAACCCGCTCTATACCGTGCACGAGTTGGCCCACATCGCCTCGAACGCCAAGGCCGACCTGATGATCACGCTTGATCTCAAGCAGATCTTCGAAAAGGCCGAGGCCCTGGTCGAGGCGGGCCACGTCAAGTCGCTGGTCGTCTGCCACTTCCCCGAAGCGCTGCCGCTGGTCAAGCGCGCGCTCTTTTCCATCGCCAAGCGCCGCGACCTGGCCAATGTCGGCAAGTCGCGGGTCGCAGCCCAAATTACCCGCTTCGCAGAAATGCTGGCGCGCAGGGAAACGCCCGAACCGGTGATCATCGACAAGACCAAGGACATCGCCGTCCAGCAATATACCGGCGGCACCACCGGGCTCCCCAAAGGCGCCATGCTCACCCATGCCAATATCGCGGCCAACATGGCCCAGATCGACGCCTGGGGCTGCGGGTTGTTCTACCCGCCCTCAAAGGTCATCGCCGTTCTGCCCTTCTTCCATATCTTCGCGATGACCGTGTGCATGAACGTGCCGCTGTGCAACGGCATCCAGGTGGTCATGCTGCCCCGCTTCGAGCTGAAGTCGCTGCTCGACATCTTCATGCGCACCAAGGCCAATATCCTGCCGGCGGTGCCGACCCTGCTCCAGGCCCTCGCCAAGGCCGACATCAAGGCCGAGCAGATCGCCAGCCTTGAGATCGCCATTTCCGGCGGCGCCGCGCTTCCCAATGAGGTCCGCTCCAAATTCGCCAGGATTTCACCGGCGCGACTAGCCGAGGGCTATGGGTTGACCGAGGCCTCTCCGGTCGTCTGCTGCGCCGCGCTCAAGGTGGCTTCCAAGCCGATGTCGATCGGCCTCCCCCTGCCCGGCACCGACCTGCGGTTCGTTGATGTCGATACCGGCAAGGCCGTCGGCATCGGCGAGCCCGGGGAACTTCAGGTCAGGGGCCCCCAGGTCATGGCCGGATATTTCGACGACGAGCAGTCCACGCGCGACGCCTTCATGGACGGCTGGCTGCGCACCGGCGACGTCGGCTATGTCGATGAGGACGGCTACGTCTTCCTCGTCGATCGCATCAAGGACCTCATCATCTCGTCCGGCTTCAACGTCTACCCGCGCAATATCGAGGAAGCGCTGATGGAACATGAGCTGGTGGACGAGGCCAATGTCATCGGCGTGCCGGACGACTATCGCGGCGAAGCGCCGGTGGCCTTCGTCAAGCTGGTCAGCGGCGCCTCGATCGGCGAGGCGGAGCTCAAGACCTTCATCTCGGCCAAGCTCAACAAGATGGAGATGCCGCGCGAGATCATCTTCAAGGATGCCTTGCCGAAAACCCTGATCGGAAAGCTCTCCAAGAAAGAGCTGCGGGAGGAATACAGCCAGAGGAAAGGGCAGCGCCGTGAACCGGCCAGAACCTGA
- a CDS encoding MerR family DNA-binding protein, with translation MNRPEPENRDLFAIADLAREFGISTRAIRFYEAKGLIAPERVGATRVFRRRDRARLILILRGKRLGFSLREISDYLGLYDANRTQQANMLVEKVDERLRMLEQQLSDIQTTIAELREMRKLAVGEMEKA, from the coding sequence GTGAACCGGCCAGAACCTGAGAACCGCGACCTCTTCGCGATTGCCGACCTCGCCCGCGAGTTCGGCATCTCGACGCGCGCCATCCGCTTTTACGAAGCCAAGGGCCTGATCGCGCCCGAGCGCGTCGGCGCCACACGCGTCTTCCGTCGCCGCGACCGCGCCCGGCTGATCCTGATCCTGCGCGGCAAGCGTCTGGGCTTTTCGCTGCGGGAAATCTCGGATTATCTCGGCCTCTACGACGCCAACCGCACCCAGCAGGCCAACATGCTGGTCGAAAAGGTCGACGAACGCCTCAGGATGCTCGAACAGCAGCTCAGCGACATCCAGACCACGATCGCGGAGCTGCGCGAGATGCGCAAGCTGGCAGTGGGCGAGATGGAGAAGGCTTGA
- a CDS encoding UvrB/UvrC motif-containing protein codes for MSLQSVHRKIVELEKQMQEAAANLDFELAARLRNEIDALSGKAPRQAEDPNDGPAATVVSQPPPGAMGLGTHIPVAEPPKGWKKPKKPSPMTSNVKNRKGR; via the coding sequence ATGTCGCTCCAGTCTGTCCACAGGAAGATCGTCGAACTCGAAAAGCAGATGCAGGAGGCTGCCGCCAACCTCGATTTCGAGCTGGCCGCCAGGCTGCGCAACGAGATCGATGCGCTTTCGGGCAAGGCGCCGCGCCAGGCCGAGGACCCGAATGACGGGCCTGCCGCCACGGTGGTCAGCCAGCCGCCGCCGGGCGCGATGGGGCTGGGCACGCACATTCCCGTGGCTGAGCCGCCAAAGGGGTGGAAGAAGCCGAAAAAGCCAAGCCCGATGACGAGCAATGTGAAGAACCGCAAGGGGCGCTAG
- a CDS encoding cisplatin damage response ATP-dependent DNA ligase: MKRFAQLLELLALTPSRNRKIEALTNYFRETPDPDRGFALAVLTGALTFKNVKPAVLREVVLREVDPYLFGLSYDYVGDLGETIALIWPHHGGTEDLPSLTDLIELFNTTSKSELPALIASLLTRAEINERWALVKLATGALRIGISARLAKTALAQMSGKDLQEIEEVWHGITLPYSELFAWLDGKAGRPDIDHAARFHPLMLSNPIDEEKDIGKLAPADFAAEWKWDGIRVQLIMSRGRVSLFSRTGDDIAEAFPDIVDNVFGEAVLDGELLVGHDFEPASFNDLQQRLNRKVAIGKHLSEFPAFIRVYDMLFDGSEDIRALAWTERRSHLEEWFAGNPQTRLDLSPVLGFETWEELAELRRRGADEHGHEGVMVKLRAAPYIPGRPKGYWYKWKRDPNVVDAVLMYAQRGHGKRSSFYSDFTFGVWKGNEIVPIGKAYFGFTDEELKQLDRWVRANTVQSFGPVREVKKELVLEIAFDSAQQSNRHKSGVALRFPRINRIRWDKPMNEAATLEDMMVFVNAS; the protein is encoded by the coding sequence ATGAAGCGGTTCGCCCAGCTCCTCGAGCTTCTGGCCCTGACCCCGTCGCGCAATCGCAAGATCGAGGCGCTGACCAACTATTTCCGCGAGACGCCGGACCCCGATCGCGGCTTTGCGCTGGCCGTGCTGACCGGGGCCCTGACCTTCAAGAACGTCAAGCCCGCGGTGCTGCGCGAGGTGGTGTTGCGCGAGGTCGATCCTTACCTCTTCGGGCTTTCCTACGACTATGTCGGGGATTTGGGCGAGACCATCGCGCTCATCTGGCCCCATCATGGCGGCACGGAAGACCTGCCGAGCCTCACCGACCTCATCGAACTTTTCAACACCACCTCCAAAAGCGAGCTGCCGGCCCTCATCGCCTCGCTCCTTACCCGCGCCGAAATCAACGAGCGCTGGGCGCTGGTGAAGCTGGCGACGGGTGCCTTGCGGATCGGCATTTCGGCACGCCTCGCCAAGACGGCACTGGCGCAGATGAGCGGCAAGGATCTCCAAGAGATCGAGGAGGTGTGGCACGGTATCACCTTGCCCTATAGCGAGCTCTTCGCCTGGCTCGACGGCAAGGCCGGGCGGCCCGACATCGACCATGCGGCGCGCTTCCACCCGCTGATGCTCTCCAACCCGATCGACGAGGAAAAGGATATCGGCAAGCTGGCGCCCGCCGATTTCGCCGCGGAGTGGAAGTGGGACGGCATACGCGTGCAACTCATCATGTCGCGCGGACGGGTGTCGCTGTTCTCGCGCACGGGCGATGACATCGCCGAGGCCTTCCCCGATATCGTGGACAATGTCTTCGGGGAGGCGGTACTCGATGGCGAGCTTCTCGTGGGCCACGATTTCGAGCCGGCCTCGTTCAACGACCTGCAGCAGCGCCTCAACCGCAAGGTCGCCATCGGCAAGCATCTGAGCGAATTCCCCGCCTTCATCCGGGTCTACGACATGCTGTTCGACGGCAGCGAAGACATCCGGGCTTTGGCCTGGACCGAGCGGCGCAGCCACCTGGAGGAATGGTTCGCCGGCAATCCCCAGACCCGGCTCGACCTCTCGCCGGTCCTGGGCTTCGAGACCTGGGAGGAACTGGCCGAGCTGCGGCGGCGCGGTGCCGACGAGCACGGACACGAAGGCGTCATGGTCAAGCTGCGCGCGGCGCCCTACATACCTGGCCGTCCCAAGGGGTACTGGTACAAGTGGAAGCGCGACCCCAATGTCGTGGATGCCGTGCTGATGTATGCCCAGCGCGGGCATGGCAAGCGCTCCTCCTTCTATTCGGACTTCACTTTCGGGGTATGGAAGGGCAACGAGATCGTGCCGATCGGCAAGGCCTATTTCGGCTTCACCGACGAGGAACTGAAACAGCTCGACCGCTGGGTGCGCGCTAATACGGTGCAGTCCTTCGGGCCGGTACGCGAGGTGAAGAAGGAACTGGTTCTCGAAATCGCCTTCGACTCGGCGCAACAATCGAACCGGCACAAGTCCGGGGTGGCGTTGCGTTTTCCGCGCATCAACCGCATTCGCTGGGACAAGCCCATGAACGAGGCCGCAACGCTCGAGGACATGATGGTCTTCGTCAATGCCAGCTAG
- a CDS encoding ligase-associated DNA damage response exonuclease, translating into MASPILDRNLHIRAIDTFIDPASPKDRAIITHGHSDHARSGHGKVLATADTIAIMKVRYGEDCAGSFQALAYGEPLDIDGVRITLYPAGHILGSAQVLIEHQGQRVVVTGDYKRHPDRTAQPFELVPCDLLVTEATFGLPVFQHPEPEIEIARLLRSLRDSADRSHVIGCYALGKAQRVISLLRGAGYEAPIYLHGAMVRLCELYEERGVPLGELRLAIDAPKSELEGAVVIAPPSALKDRWSRRLADPVLAFASGWMSIKQRARQSLVELPLVISDHVDWNELRQTIAETGASTVWVTHGREDALVYYCRQQGLTAEPLNIQGFEDNGEEE; encoded by the coding sequence ATGGCCAGCCCGATCCTCGACCGTAACCTCCATATCCGTGCGATCGACACTTTCATCGATCCAGCCAGTCCAAAGGATCGGGCCATCATCACCCATGGCCATTCGGACCATGCGCGGTCCGGGCACGGCAAGGTGCTGGCAACGGCCGATACCATCGCCATCATGAAGGTGCGCTACGGGGAGGATTGCGCCGGCTCCTTCCAGGCGCTCGCCTATGGCGAGCCGCTCGATATCGACGGCGTGCGCATCACCCTCTATCCCGCCGGGCATATCCTGGGCAGCGCCCAGGTGCTGATCGAACATCAGGGCCAGCGTGTCGTGGTCACGGGTGACTATAAGCGCCACCCCGACCGCACTGCCCAGCCATTCGAACTGGTGCCCTGCGATCTTCTCGTCACCGAGGCCACGTTCGGCCTGCCGGTCTTCCAGCACCCCGAGCCGGAGATCGAGATAGCCCGCCTCCTGCGCTCGCTACGCGACAGTGCCGACCGCTCACACGTCATCGGCTGTTACGCGCTGGGCAAGGCGCAGCGGGTGATCTCGCTGCTGCGCGGGGCAGGGTATGAGGCACCGATCTACCTTCACGGGGCGATGGTGCGTCTGTGTGAACTCTACGAGGAGCGCGGCGTGCCGCTGGGCGAGCTGCGCCTCGCCATCGATGCCCCGAAATCGGAACTTGAGGGCGCGGTCGTCATCGCGCCGCCCTCGGCTTTGAAGGACCGCTGGAGCAGACGTCTCGCCGACCCGGTGCTGGCCTTCGCTTCGGGCTGGATGAGCATCAAGCAGCGCGCGCGACAGAGCCTGGTCGAGCTGCCGCTGGTCATTTCCGATCACGTGGACTGGAACGAATTGCGCCAGACCATTGCCGAGACTGGCGCCAGCACGGTCTGGGTCACGCATGGGCGAGAGGATGCGCTGGTCTATTATTGCCGCCAGCAGGGCCTCACGGCCGAGCCGCTCAACATCCAGGGGTTCGAAGACAACGGGGAAGAGGAATGA
- a CDS encoding insulinase family protein has protein sequence MLKHHAFELLQEQTIPEVNSLARLYRHKKTGAEVLSLINDDENKVFGVTLKTPPSDSTGVAHILEHSVLCGSRKYPVRKPFVEMLKGSLHTFLNAMTFPDKTAYPVASQNLRDFYNLVDVYLDAVFHPLISEDTFKQEGWHYELDGGNAPLIYKGVVFNEMKGVYSSPEAVLRDVSQRSIYPDNAYGVSSGGDPKVIPELTYEDFKAFHERFYHPSNTRAFFYGDDDPEERLNILDAVFSEFDKAAVTSQVSPQPRFAEPRRVERTYASGEPQPGKRTGMVTVNWMLDEIVDPKARLALDVLEHVLVGTSAAPLRKAMTDSGLGESFAGGGFSDDYLQPFATFGLKGIADADLAKVEPMILDNLKTLAEGGIDPLQIEASLNTIEFALRENNTGSLPRGISLMLRSMRTWLHGHDPLTPLAFEEAFTSLKQDLAAGRPIFEDMIKTLLLENQHRTTVILTADPGQGQREARQEEERLAGHRAELDHAGIEAAIAETHELKTLQEAIDAPEALAKLPALQLADLPREGKVIPTEEERVADTRVLTHDLATNGILYLDLAFDMSVLPADLLPYMPIFSRALLQTGTKDQDFVSLSQRIGRSTGGIAPGQVISSRVDGGTAAYLVMRGKAVPDKVSEMLAIMADIIHTARLDNHERIKQMVLENKAGFEGRLAGAGSGLMSSRISAALREADWASEQMGGITQLFFLRKLVDEVQNDWPAVQAKLERIRELLFARASAIANITADAAIWQGARPELEAFLKGLPVSTGSTGAWSPLLTPRNEAFTFPGQVNYVAKGANLFDLGYSHSGSIAVVLRHTQTTYLWDKVRVLGGAYGSSIGYDFLTGSLAFSSYRDPNLLGTLAVYDNTPSFLRQAIGETELTRSIIGTIGTIDRYMLPDAKGYSAMVRVMTGDTDEARQTRREQVLGTTAKDFRAMADLLEVVAREGHVAVLGSEAAIGAANAERGGFMTVTRVL, from the coding sequence ATGTTGAAGCACCATGCTTTCGAGCTGCTCCAGGAGCAGACCATCCCCGAGGTCAATTCGCTGGCGCGTCTTTACCGCCACAAGAAGACCGGGGCGGAAGTGCTTTCACTCATCAACGACGACGAGAACAAGGTGTTCGGTGTCACGCTCAAGACGCCGCCATCCGACTCGACGGGCGTGGCCCATATCCTCGAGCATTCGGTGCTGTGCGGCAGCCGCAAGTATCCTGTGAGGAAGCCGTTCGTGGAGATGCTCAAGGGCTCGCTCCACACCTTCCTCAACGCCATGACCTTTCCGGACAAGACGGCCTATCCGGTGGCCAGCCAGAACCTGCGCGACTTCTATAACCTCGTCGATGTCTATCTCGACGCCGTCTTCCATCCGCTGATTTCGGAAGACACCTTCAAGCAGGAAGGCTGGCATTATGAGCTCGATGGCGGCAATGCGCCGCTCATCTACAAGGGCGTGGTCTTCAACGAGATGAAGGGCGTCTATTCCTCGCCCGAGGCGGTGCTGCGCGATGTCTCGCAGCGCTCGATCTATCCGGACAACGCCTATGGCGTGAGTTCGGGGGGAGATCCCAAGGTCATTCCTGAGCTCACCTACGAGGACTTCAAGGCGTTCCACGAGCGCTTCTACCACCCGTCCAACACCCGCGCCTTCTTCTATGGCGACGACGATCCGGAGGAACGGCTCAACATTCTCGATGCGGTGTTCTCCGAGTTCGACAAGGCGGCGGTCACCTCCCAGGTGAGCCCGCAGCCGCGCTTTGCCGAGCCGCGGCGCGTCGAGCGCACCTATGCCTCGGGCGAGCCACAGCCGGGCAAGCGCACCGGCATGGTGACCGTCAACTGGATGCTCGACGAGATCGTCGACCCCAAGGCGCGCCTGGCGCTCGATGTCCTCGAGCACGTTCTGGTGGGAACCTCCGCCGCGCCGCTGCGCAAGGCCATGACCGATTCCGGGCTCGGCGAGAGCTTTGCCGGGGGCGGCTTCTCGGACGATTACCTCCAGCCCTTCGCCACGTTTGGGCTCAAGGGCATTGCCGATGCCGACCTGGCCAAGGTCGAGCCGATGATCCTCGATAACCTCAAGACCCTGGCCGAGGGCGGCATCGATCCGCTCCAGATCGAGGCTTCGCTCAACACCATTGAGTTCGCGTTGCGCGAGAACAATACCGGCAGCCTGCCGCGCGGCATCTCGCTGATGCTGCGATCGATGCGCACCTGGCTGCATGGCCACGATCCTCTGACCCCGCTGGCCTTCGAGGAAGCCTTCACGTCCCTAAAGCAGGACCTCGCTGCCGGTCGCCCGATCTTCGAGGATATGATCAAGACCCTGCTGCTGGAAAACCAGCACCGCACGACGGTCATCCTCACGGCCGATCCCGGCCAGGGCCAGCGCGAGGCGCGCCAGGAGGAAGAGCGGCTGGCCGGACACCGGGCCGAGCTTGACCATGCCGGCATCGAGGCGGCGATCGCTGAGACGCACGAACTCAAGACGCTGCAGGAGGCGATCGATGCTCCCGAGGCGCTGGCCAAGCTCCCGGCATTGCAACTGGCCGACCTGCCGCGTGAAGGGAAGGTCATCCCGACCGAGGAAGAGCGGGTCGCCGATACGCGCGTGCTGACCCACGATCTTGCCACCAATGGCATCCTCTATCTCGATCTCGCCTTCGACATGAGCGTGCTGCCGGCGGATCTCCTGCCCTACATGCCGATCTTCTCGCGAGCGCTGCTCCAGACGGGCACTAAGGACCAGGACTTCGTCTCGCTCTCCCAGCGCATCGGCCGGTCGACCGGCGGCATCGCGCCGGGCCAGGTGATTTCCTCGCGCGTCGATGGCGGCACCGCCGCCTACCTGGTGATGCGCGGCAAGGCGGTGCCCGACAAGGTCTCCGAGATGCTGGCCATCATGGCCGACATCATCCACACGGCACGCCTGGATAACCACGAGCGCATCAAGCAGATGGTGCTCGAGAACAAGGCCGGCTTCGAGGGGCGGCTGGCGGGAGCCGGGTCGGGCCTCATGTCCAGCCGCATCAGCGCCGCGCTGCGGGAAGCAGACTGGGCGTCCGAGCAGATGGGCGGCATCACCCAGCTCTTCTTCCTGCGCAAGCTGGTCGATGAAGTGCAGAACGACTGGCCCGCGGTCCAGGCCAAGCTCGAGCGCATCCGCGAACTGCTGTTCGCTCGAGCCTCGGCCATCGCCAATATCACCGCCGATGCGGCGATCTGGCAGGGGGCGCGGCCCGAACTCGAAGCCTTCCTCAAGGGGCTGCCGGTCTCAACCGGCTCGACTGGCGCGTGGTCTCCGCTTCTGACGCCGCGCAACGAGGCTTTCACCTTCCCGGGGCAGGTCAACTACGTCGCCAAGGGCGCCAATCTCTTCGACCTGGGCTACAGCCATTCCGGCTCGATCGCGGTCGTGCTGCGCCACACCCAGACCACCTATCTCTGGGACAAGGTGCGCGTGCTGGGCGGTGCCTATGGCTCGAGCATCGGCTACGACTTCCTCACCGGGAGCCTCGCCTTCAGCTCCTATCGCGACCCGAACCTTCTCGGGACGCTGGCGGTCTACGACAATACGCCCAGCTTCCTGCGCCAGGCCATCGGGGAGACCGAACTCACACGCTCGATCATCGGCACGATCGGCACTATCGACCGCTACATGCTGCCCGATGCCAAGGGGTATTCGGCCATGGTGCGCGTCATGACCGGGGATACCGACGAGGCGCGCCAGACGCGCCGCGAGCAGGTGCTGGGCACGACCGCGAAGGATTTCCGCGCCATGGCGGATCTGCTCGAAGTGGTCGCCAGGGAGGGGCATGTCGCTGTGCTTGGGTCGGAGGCTGCCATCGGCGCGGCAAATGCCGAGCGCGGCGGGTTCATGACGGTAACGCGGGTGCTCTAG
- a CDS encoding phosphoribosyltransferase: MTSGGRLFQDRRAAGAALARALLGYKDRHPIVLALPRGGVPVGYAVAEALEAPLDVLIVRKIGAPGYEELGVGALVEGDPPQVVLNEDVMAAVAPSGAYLETERMHQIAEMERRRALYRGDRPLPSLTGRTVILVDDGIATGGTVRAALKGLSASGAAAVVLAVPVAPADVLRSLRPLADAVVCLDTPQPFSSVGEHYVHFPQTSDEEVIALLAAARAHRAGGSAP, from the coding sequence ATGACGTCCGGCGGTCGACTCTTCCAGGACCGCCGCGCTGCCGGGGCGGCACTCGCCAGGGCCCTGCTGGGCTACAAGGACCGCCACCCCATCGTGCTGGCGCTGCCCCGCGGCGGCGTTCCGGTGGGGTACGCCGTGGCCGAAGCGCTCGAAGCGCCACTCGACGTCCTCATCGTGCGCAAGATCGGCGCGCCGGGCTACGAGGAACTGGGCGTCGGCGCACTGGTGGAGGGCGATCCGCCGCAGGTGGTGCTCAACGAGGATGTGATGGCTGCGGTTGCTCCTTCGGGTGCCTATCTGGAAACCGAGCGCATGCACCAGATCGCCGAGATGGAGCGTCGGCGCGCGCTTTACCGGGGCGACCGTCCCTTGCCGTCGTTGACGGGGCGCACGGTTATCCTCGTGGACGACGGCATTGCCACGGGCGGCACTGTGCGAGCCGCGCTCAAGGGGCTTTCCGCCTCGGGGGCCGCTGCGGTGGTCCTCGCCGTGCCGGTGGCGCCTGCCGATGTGCTCAGGTCGCTGCGGCCGTTGGCCGATGCGGTGGTTTGCCTCGATACCCCGCAGCCCTTCAGCTCGGTGGGGGAGCATTACGTGCACTTTCCCCAGACGAGCGACGAGGAAGTGATCGCGCTCCTCGCTGCCGCAAGAGCGCACAGGGCTGGCGGATCGGCGCCCTAG